A genomic segment from Alkalibacter saccharofermentans DSM 14828 encodes:
- a CDS encoding DUF3842 family protein, which yields MKIVVIDGQGGGIGRLVIEKLRQEFEQKVHIVALGTNGLATTAMLKSGANEGGTGENAIVVNAKKADIIIGSIALMVPDSMTGELTDKMAGAISRSEAKKVFVPLNKCDVYIAGVISEPLPHYVDHCIDIVKELMGGMKNV from the coding sequence ATGAAGATTGTAGTTATTGACGGACAGGGCGGCGGGATAGGCCGTTTGGTTATTGAAAAGCTTAGGCAGGAATTTGAGCAAAAGGTTCATATAGTCGCTTTGGGAACAAATGGGCTGGCGACTACTGCGATGCTTAAATCCGGAGCCAATGAAGGCGGAACGGGAGAAAATGCGATTGTGGTAAATGCGAAAAAGGCAGACATAATAATCGGCAGCATAGCTCTGATGGTCCCGGATTCCATGACAGGGGAGCTAACGGACAAAATGGCTGGAGCGATTTCCAGAAGCGAGGCAAAAAAGGTATTCGTGCCTCTAAATAAGTGCGACGTGTACATAGCGGGGGTAATCAGCGAGCCGCTGCCTCATTACGTAGATCACTGTATCGATATAGTAAAAGAGCTTATGGGAGGAATGAAAAATGTGTGA
- a CDS encoding CooT family nickel-binding protein encodes MCESNVYILDANGERSLIMESVDKIVPGEKDVYLENIFGERKTVKGHIKEMALVDHSIILAK; translated from the coding sequence ATGTGTGAATCGAATGTTTATATCCTTGATGCCAACGGAGAAAGAAGCCTGATAATGGAATCAGTGGATAAAATCGTCCCCGGTGAAAAGGATGTATATCTTGAAAATATTTTTGGTGAAAGAAAAACGGTCAAGGGGCATATTAAGGAAATGGCTCTTGTAGATCACAGCATTATCTTGGCGAAATGA
- the metA gene encoding homoserine O-acetyltransferase MetA codes for MPIKIPDNLPAIDILASENIFVMGEERAAHQDIRPLKIIILNLMPTKIVTETQLMRLLGNTPIQVEVDLLNTSTYVSKNISKDHMENFYKSFDDVKDKKYDGMIITGAPVEKLEFEEVDYWQELTSIMEWSKTHVFSTLHICWGAQAGLYYHYGVKKYPLAKKMFGIFPHYLKNNTTMLVRGFDDEYYAPHSRYTEVRREEIEKVDELELLSESKEAGVYMVRSRDNKQVFVTGHSEYDWDTLKNEYDRDISLGLDIEVPKNYYPKDDPSQKPIVRWRGHANLLFCNWLNYYVYQETPYDLDKL; via the coding sequence ATGCCAATTAAAATACCTGATAATTTACCGGCGATTGATATCTTGGCGAGTGAGAATATTTTCGTTATGGGCGAGGAAAGAGCTGCCCACCAGGATATAAGGCCGCTTAAGATAATCATATTAAACCTTATGCCTACCAAAATAGTCACAGAGACTCAGCTAATGCGTCTGTTGGGGAATACGCCCATCCAGGTAGAAGTAGACCTGTTGAATACCAGCACATACGTTTCCAAGAATATCTCCAAGGATCACATGGAAAATTTCTATAAATCCTTTGACGATGTCAAAGACAAAAAATACGACGGTATGATAATAACAGGAGCTCCCGTTGAAAAGCTGGAGTTCGAAGAGGTAGACTACTGGCAGGAGTTGACGAGTATCATGGAGTGGAGCAAAACCCATGTGTTCTCGACTCTGCATATTTGTTGGGGAGCCCAGGCAGGGCTTTACTACCATTACGGTGTTAAAAAATATCCCCTTGCTAAAAAAATGTTTGGAATATTTCCTCACTACCTGAAGAACAATACAACGATGTTGGTCAGGGGATTTGACGACGAGTACTACGCGCCCCACTCCAGGTACACTGAAGTGCGACGGGAAGAAATAGAAAAGGTGGATGAGCTTGAGCTGCTTTCTGAATCAAAGGAAGCGGGAGTGTACATGGTCAGAAGCAGGGACAACAAGCAGGTATTCGTAACGGGTCATTCCGAGTACGATTGGGACACGCTGAAAAACGAATACGATAGGGATATAAGCCTGGGACTTGACATAGAAGTCCCCAAAAACTACTATCCCAAGGATGATCCCTCTCAAAAGCCGATTGTCCGGTGGAGGGGACATGCCAACCTTCTTTTTTGCAACTGGCTGAACTACTATGTATACCAAGAAACCCCTTATGATCTGGACAAATTATAA
- a CDS encoding homocysteine synthase gives MQENKYGFETLQVHGGQEPDPATGSRAVPIYQTTSYVFDDADHAAELFALKAAGNIYTRIMNPTTDVFEKRLAALEGGVAALAVASGSAAITYAILNIAKAGDNIVSASTLYGGTYNLFANTLPKMGIGVKFVDPDDIKNFADGIDENTKALYIETIGNPGINLIDIEAVAKTAHRYGIPLIVDNTFGTPYLIRPIDFGADIVVHSATKFIGGHGTSIGGVIVDSGNFDWTQNDKFGEVTDPDPSYNGVSYTEAFGSAAYIVKCRVQLLRDTGAAISPFNSFLLLQGLETLSLRVERHVENTRKIVKFLKDHPKVSWVNYPELEDNKYHQLCKKYFPKGVGSIFTFGLKGGTEEGKKFINSLDIFSMLANVADAKSLVIHPASTTHAQLSEEDQLRAGVRPDMIRVSIGIESAEDLIGDLDQALQKI, from the coding sequence ATGCAGGAAAACAAATACGGATTTGAAACTTTGCAAGTACATGGGGGACAGGAACCAGACCCGGCGACTGGGTCTAGAGCGGTGCCCATTTATCAGACTACATCATATGTCTTTGACGATGCGGATCATGCTGCGGAGCTTTTTGCCCTTAAAGCGGCAGGAAACATCTACACCAGAATAATGAATCCTACCACGGATGTATTTGAAAAACGACTTGCAGCTTTGGAAGGAGGAGTAGCGGCTTTGGCTGTAGCTTCGGGATCAGCTGCCATAACATATGCGATACTCAACATTGCAAAAGCAGGAGATAATATAGTTTCCGCAAGCACTCTCTACGGGGGAACCTACAATCTGTTTGCCAACACCCTGCCTAAAATGGGCATTGGGGTAAAATTCGTAGATCCTGACGATATAAAAAACTTCGCTGATGGGATAGATGAGAATACGAAGGCTTTGTACATAGAGACCATAGGCAATCCCGGGATCAACCTCATAGATATTGAGGCTGTTGCTAAAACCGCCCACCGCTATGGGATTCCATTGATCGTGGACAACACCTTTGGTACCCCTTACCTTATAAGGCCGATTGACTTTGGAGCGGATATAGTAGTCCATTCGGCTACAAAATTCATTGGAGGCCACGGTACATCGATAGGGGGCGTCATAGTAGATTCGGGAAATTTTGACTGGACACAAAACGACAAGTTCGGTGAAGTTACAGATCCGGATCCAAGCTATAACGGAGTAAGCTATACTGAAGCCTTCGGTTCTGCAGCTTATATCGTAAAATGCAGAGTCCAGCTTTTAAGAGACACTGGAGCGGCCATTAGCCCCTTTAACTCATTTTTGCTGCTGCAAGGGCTTGAAACCCTTTCGCTGAGGGTGGAAAGACACGTGGAGAACACCAGAAAAATCGTGAAGTTCTTAAAAGACCATCCCAAGGTGTCCTGGGTGAATTACCCGGAGCTTGAGGACAACAAGTACCATCAGCTTTGCAAAAAGTATTTTCCAAAAGGAGTAGGCTCCATATTTACATTTGGCCTGAAGGGAGGTACCGAGGAAGGCAAAAAATTCATCAATTCCTTGGATATATTCTCAATGCTGGCCAATGTGGCAGATGCAAAATCCCTGGTGATACACCCTGCAAGCACTACTCACGCCCAGCTTTCTGAAGAAGATCAATTAAGAGCCGGCGTCAGACCGGATATGATAAGGGTATCAATCGGCATCGAAAGCGCTGAGGATCTTATCGGCGATTTAGATCAAGCTTTACAAAAGATATAA
- a CDS encoding PEP/pyruvate-binding domain-containing protein encodes MSKIYNRASTGITGFDNAIDMLRLGDNVVWQVDSVVDYKGYVAPFVKRARKDGRKIVYIHFAPHDPLIDDLKGIGYYELDPDQGFESFSTHVYDIITDEGKEVFYVFDCLSELLTYWHSDLMIGNFFRIACPYLFELDTVAYFALLRNKHTYSTIARIRETTQVLFDLYHIKNQYYVHPLKVWERYSSTMFIPHKSTKTEFTPVTASAELAEIFSYTSIQAERKDNWINLFDSAREALFMDESEQQKIKDMIINIMVGRSRRINDMVNKYLTLKDLLNIQLRQIGTGFIGGKSVGMLLARKILEEDKEVKFEDILEQHDSFYLGSDIFYTYIVQNGWWKLRRKQKTESGYFKYARELKERMLEGKFPEVIKEQFQQMLEYFGQSPIIVRSSSLLEDDFGNAFAGKYESVFCANQGTPEERYRAFEEAVKKIYASTMKEEALAYRLKRGLFNKDEQMAILVQRVSGDYHGDYFFPHLAGVGNSSNLYVWDQSIDRHAGMLRLVFGLGTRAVDRIMGDYPRIVSLDRPEQSPLLDYEDEAKFSQRKVDVLDLKENALLEKPLEEVINLDLKTRSDIFAKPDHKTNRKMKELGLKGKSHYILGFEKLLKETDFPLWMRKMLATLEAMYDYPVDIEFTANFREDESYKINLVQCRPLQTKGPGEPVQMPEISDTNKCLFTFKGNFMGGNIRLPLDYIILVDPKGYMELSLEDKYAVARTVGIINNKLKDNTMMIMGPGRWGTTTPTLGVTVNFAEICNVKAICELAYNIGGFMPELSYGSHFFQDMVESDIFYAAIFDGYPEVSYNPGYVLDRKNLLGEIAPNSLGLKDVIHVADVSEMELYSDIISQKVLCK; translated from the coding sequence ATGAGCAAGATTTATAATAGAGCCAGCACGGGAATAACCGGCTTCGACAACGCCATTGACATGCTTAGGCTTGGAGATAACGTAGTATGGCAGGTAGATTCTGTAGTTGATTACAAGGGATATGTAGCTCCATTTGTTAAAAGGGCAAGAAAAGATGGAAGAAAGATCGTCTATATACACTTTGCCCCCCACGACCCCTTGATAGATGATCTTAAGGGCATAGGATATTACGAGCTTGATCCTGACCAGGGATTTGAATCTTTCAGTACGCATGTGTACGATATCATAACAGATGAGGGAAAAGAGGTTTTTTACGTATTCGACTGCTTAAGCGAGCTTTTGACCTACTGGCATTCGGATCTGATGATCGGAAACTTTTTTAGGATTGCCTGTCCGTATTTGTTTGAACTTGACACAGTGGCTTATTTTGCCTTACTCAGAAATAAGCACACTTACTCTACGATAGCACGAATCAGGGAGACTACACAGGTTTTGTTCGATTTATACCATATAAAAAACCAATACTACGTACATCCCTTGAAGGTTTGGGAGAGGTATTCCTCTACGATGTTTATTCCCCACAAATCTACAAAAACCGAGTTCACCCCCGTGACGGCAAGTGCGGAGCTGGCCGAAATATTCTCATATACGAGCATCCAGGCTGAAAGAAAAGACAACTGGATAAACCTATTCGATTCTGCAAGAGAAGCCTTGTTCATGGATGAGTCCGAACAACAGAAGATAAAGGACATGATAATAAACATCATGGTAGGCAGGAGCAGGCGGATAAACGACATGGTCAATAAGTATCTGACATTAAAGGATCTTCTCAATATTCAGCTCAGGCAGATAGGCACGGGTTTTATCGGAGGGAAATCCGTTGGGATGCTCCTGGCTAGAAAGATACTTGAAGAAGATAAAGAGGTAAAGTTTGAAGACATACTTGAGCAGCACGATTCATTCTACCTAGGATCAGATATCTTCTATACATACATAGTGCAAAACGGTTGGTGGAAGCTGAGAAGAAAGCAAAAGACGGAAAGCGGATATTTCAAGTATGCCAGGGAACTTAAGGAGAGGATGCTTGAGGGAAAGTTTCCGGAGGTAATCAAGGAGCAGTTCCAGCAGATGCTGGAATATTTCGGACAGTCTCCGATAATAGTCAGGTCCAGTTCTCTTTTGGAAGACGACTTCGGAAATGCCTTTGCGGGGAAGTACGAAAGCGTCTTTTGCGCCAATCAAGGAACCCCGGAAGAGCGGTATAGGGCATTTGAGGAAGCTGTCAAGAAAATCTACGCAAGCACCATGAAGGAAGAGGCACTGGCCTACAGGCTTAAAAGGGGATTATTCAATAAGGACGAGCAAATGGCCATACTGGTTCAACGTGTTTCCGGAGATTATCACGGAGATTATTTCTTTCCTCATCTTGCGGGAGTGGGCAATTCCTCCAATCTATATGTTTGGGATCAAAGCATCGACAGGCATGCAGGGATGCTCAGGCTGGTATTTGGACTGGGGACGAGAGCCGTAGACAGGATCATGGGGGATTATCCCAGGATAGTGTCTCTTGACAGACCCGAACAGTCCCCCCTGTTGGACTACGAAGATGAAGCGAAGTTTTCCCAAAGGAAAGTAGATGTTCTTGATTTAAAAGAAAACGCCCTTTTGGAAAAGCCGTTGGAAGAAGTGATAAACCTTGATTTAAAGACTCGATCGGATATATTTGCAAAGCCTGATCATAAGACGAACAGAAAGATGAAAGAGCTGGGCCTTAAGGGCAAGAGCCATTATATACTGGGGTTTGAGAAGCTTCTTAAGGAAACGGATTTTCCTCTGTGGATGAGAAAGATGCTTGCGACCTTGGAGGCGATGTATGATTATCCTGTTGACATAGAGTTTACGGCAAACTTCAGAGAAGATGAAAGCTACAAGATAAACTTGGTCCAGTGCCGTCCGCTGCAGACAAAGGGTCCGGGGGAGCCGGTGCAAATGCCGGAGATAAGCGATACAAATAAATGCCTCTTCACATTTAAAGGAAATTTCATGGGAGGCAACATAAGGTTGCCCCTGGATTATATAATTTTGGTGGACCCGAAGGGATACATGGAGCTTTCGCTGGAGGACAAGTACGCAGTTGCCCGAACAGTAGGGATCATAAACAACAAACTCAAGGACAATACCATGATGATAATGGGACCGGGAAGGTGGGGAACCACGACTCCTACGCTGGGGGTGACGGTAAACTTTGCTGAAATCTGTAATGTAAAGGCGATTTGCGAGCTCGCCTATAACATAGGTGGATTCATGCCGGAGCTTTCTTACGGAAG